A genomic region of Zea mays cultivar B73 chromosome 6, Zm-B73-REFERENCE-NAM-5.0, whole genome shotgun sequence contains the following coding sequences:
- the LOC103629468 gene encoding uncharacterized protein, with the protein MSNRTSHLTVLQVPRRGAVVVAGDAAAAADPYDGPQPQTATCCTALQRGVALDGLAQPRYAPLRTLATVDDDDGDVEEDEDGNPKNSGKDKKDDHDAATAIKSDDSSRSGGKKKMVRKCKSTVDELKVSQLIQGPRLRRSVGMRRDWSFEDLGNAA; encoded by the coding sequence ATGAGCAACCGAACGTCGCACCTGACCGTCCTGCAAGTGCCCCGCCGCGGGGCCGTCGTTGTTGCCGGAGACGCGGCGGCGGCCGCGGACCCCTACGACGGACCGCAGCCGCAGACGGCCACCTGCTGCACGGCGCTGCAGCGTGGCGTGGCCCTCGACGGCCTGGCGCAGCCGCGGTACGCGCCGCTGCGGACGCTAGCGACCGTCGACGATGACGACGGCGACGTCGAAGAGGACGAGGATGGGAATCCCAAGAACAGCGGCAAGGACAAGAAGGACGACCACGACGCCGCCACCGCTATAAAAAGCGACGACAGCAGCAGGAGTGGTGGTAAGAAGAAGATGGTGCGCAAGTGCAAGTCGACGGTGGATGAACTGAAGGTGTCGCAGCTCATCCAGGGCCCGCGGCTCCGGCGCAGCGTCGGCATGCGCCGGGACTGGAGCTTCGAGGACCTCGGCAACGCCGCTTAG
- the LOC109940444 gene encoding protein THYLAKOID RHODANESE-LIKE, chloroplastic → MGIRNKQKCCKLEIRQALLPLPGDAKSQPALATTTQVAATQTTAPAEDATVEATTESDPAMPTPLSPYTNYPDLKPPSTPMPPSVESEVETKAGSTMTEGPAVVNSAPIADASTGSSPVNTRPRPQSPYPNYPDFKPPSSPSPSAP, encoded by the exons ATGGGGATCAGGAATAAACAAAAGTGTTGCAAACTT GAAATCAGGCAGGCTCTACTACCTTTACCTGGCGATGCTAAAAGCCAACCAGCACTAGCAACAACGACTCAAGTTGCTGCCACACAAACAACTGCACCAGCAGAGGACGCTACCGTAGAAGCCACCACGGAATCAGATCCTGCAATGCCAACACCTCTTTCACCTTATACAAAT TACCCAGATCTCAAACCGCCATCAACCCCTATGCCACCGTCAGTGGAGTCTGAAGTCGAGACGAAGGCTGGCAGCACCATGACTGAAGGACCAGCAGTGGTCAATTCTGCACCTATAGCAGACGCTAGCACTGGCTCATCTCCTGTCAATACTAGGCCCAGACCTCAGTCACCATACCCTAAT TATCCAGATTTCAAGCCACCATCCTCGCCTTCGCCGTCAGCACCTTAA